From one Tetragenococcus osmophilus genomic stretch:
- the gpsB gene encoding cell division regulator GpsB, producing the protein MANTTYTPKDILQQEFKTKMRGYDPVEVDEFLDGVIKDYEAYNKEILTLQEENDRLNAKVGQLSKSQATQSRQQTDSTPKSQTVTNFDILKRLSNLEKEVFGKKLDQEVNNESRSAQTSEAYNDSDSAQTSNTRTAGSRIDTNRPADDDDDLEKTRQF; encoded by the coding sequence ATGGCAAATACAACATACACTCCCAAAGATATCTTACAACAAGAATTTAAAACCAAAATGCGCGGTTACGATCCTGTAGAAGTGGACGAATTTTTGGACGGCGTAATCAAAGATTATGAAGCCTATAATAAAGAAATTTTAACATTACAAGAAGAAAATGATCGTTTGAATGCTAAAGTAGGGCAATTAAGTAAAAGCCAAGCTACGCAATCACGTCAACAAACAGATTCAACACCAAAGAGTCAAACAGTTACGAATTTTGACATTTTAAAACGTTTGTCTAATCTAGAAAAAGAAGTCTTTGGTAAAAAGTTAGACCAAGAAGTAAATAATGAATCACGTTCTGCTCAAACGAGTGAAGCATATAATGATTCAGATAGTGCACAAACTAGCAATACACGAACAGCTGGTAGTCGGATAGATACGAATCGTCCAGCTGACGATGACGATGATTTAGAAAAAACTCGTCAATTTTAA
- a CDS encoding THUMP domain-containing class I SAM-dependent RNA methyltransferase — protein MKDNLHFNLIATAASGLEALTGKELRNLGIDCQVENGRARFEGTIETIAQTNLWLRTADRVKIVVGEFDAYSFDELFEKVKALPWEEYLPLDAAFPVAGKSIKSKLYSTPDCQAITKKAIVERMRSFYHRPQNLPFTETGALYKLEVILRKDHVMVLLDTTGSSLFKRGYRLEKGGAPLKENMAAALIKLTNWYNDKPFVDPVCGSGTLCIEAALIGHQMAPGFNRDFACEQWEWVPSEIFERVRNKAEEIADYDAELDITGYDINGEMIDIARANADEIGLGDSITFKQQALKDFRTEKENGVIVANPPYGERLGEENSAQKLYEEMGDVFKPLTTWSKYILTSDLAFEDYYGQKATKKRKLYNGTIRTDLFQYWAKR, from the coding sequence ATGAAAGATAATCTGCATTTTAATTTAATAGCCACGGCAGCAAGTGGCTTAGAAGCTTTAACTGGAAAAGAGCTACGAAATTTAGGAATTGACTGTCAAGTTGAAAATGGACGGGCTCGTTTTGAAGGGACAATTGAAACTATAGCACAGACAAATTTATGGCTACGTACAGCTGATCGAGTAAAGATTGTAGTAGGAGAATTTGATGCGTATAGTTTTGACGAATTATTTGAGAAGGTCAAAGCTTTGCCGTGGGAGGAATACCTTCCGTTAGATGCTGCTTTTCCAGTAGCTGGTAAATCTATTAAATCCAAACTATATAGCACACCCGATTGTCAAGCAATTACGAAAAAAGCGATTGTAGAACGTATGAGAAGTTTTTACCATCGTCCGCAAAATCTGCCCTTTACCGAAACAGGCGCATTATATAAGTTAGAAGTTATTTTACGTAAAGACCATGTGATGGTTTTATTAGATACTACCGGTTCAAGTTTATTTAAGCGCGGTTATCGCTTGGAAAAAGGAGGGGCACCATTAAAAGAAAACATGGCTGCAGCTCTTATAAAATTGACAAATTGGTATAATGATAAGCCTTTTGTAGACCCTGTATGTGGTTCAGGAACGTTATGTATTGAAGCTGCATTAATTGGACATCAAATGGCTCCTGGCTTTAATCGTGATTTTGCTTGTGAACAATGGGAATGGGTTCCAAGCGAGATTTTTGAACGTGTACGTAATAAAGCAGAGGAGATAGCCGATTATGATGCTGAGTTAGATATTACAGGGTATGATATTAATGGTGAAATGATCGACATTGCACGTGCAAATGCTGATGAAATAGGCTTAGGAGATTCAATTACATTTAAACAACAAGCATTAAAAGATTTTAGAACTGAAAAAGAAAATGGTGTGATTGTTGCTAACCCGCCTTACGGAGAGCGTTTAGGTGAAGAAAATAGTGCACAAAAACTATATGAAGAAATGGGAGATGTATTTAAACCATTAACAACTTGGAGTAAATATATCTTAACTAGTGATTTAGCATTTGAAGATTACTATGGCCAAAAAGCGACGAAAAAAAGAAAGCTATACAACGGGACAATACGAACGGACCTGTTTCAGTACTGGGCTAAAAGATAA
- a CDS encoding tyrosine-type recombinase/integrase, translating to MNKNQPIFSNEKPNNQLQLKNPYRAMKLITAKFNLKEITPHGLRHTHCSLLFEMGSSSSALKKVQERLGHKTIRTTLSVYTHATRDSHQEIATEFDKYMKSKDKNKK from the coding sequence ATAAACAAAAACCAACCTATATTCTCTAATGAAAAACCAAATAATCAACTACAGCTAAAAAATCCTTATCGTGCAATGAAACTCATCACTGCTAAATTTAATTTAAAGGAAATAACACCACACGGTTTAAGGCATACTCATTGTAGTTTGTTATTTGAAATGGGTAGTTCCTCTAGTGCTTTAAAGAAAGTTCAAGAAAGATTAGGTCATAAAACAATAAGGACAACACTGTCTGTTTATACTCATGCTACTAGAGATTCCCACCAAGAAATTGCAACAGAGTTTGATAAGTACATGAAAAGTAAAGACAAAAACAAAAAATAG
- a CDS encoding IS110 family transposase yields the protein MKLFVGIDVSSEKLDTCYLTDEMVVLLNHTYGNDTQGAWELKEQILSFHETYSFDQIVIGMESTSMYSYHPAVNFHQDEQLQAIHAITTIENPHRIKQYMKMFDADKTDPIDAFMIADYLRIQRYTNSPIKGEKYMALQRLTRTRYQIVRQLVEVKQHFIENLSYKCNTLKKELREAEGSTTVFSAAIMDLFTQDLSLDDLANLPLKDLAEWLQSKGRGRFKDPEGLAKTIQRAVRSSYRLDQVVSESIDMILGILVREIRSLEKAVKDCDQGIEDLVQTVPEYQCLTSIPGVGPVYAAGLLAEIGQIERFPDQTSLAKYAGLTWPKHQSGRHEAENTPLTKKGNRYFRYYLIEAANSVSRHLPEYQAFYRKKYQETPKHQHKRALVLTARKFVRLVDTLLRNHQLYTPPRSVIEK from the coding sequence GTGAAATTATTTGTAGGTATAGACGTTAGCTCAGAAAAACTAGATACATGTTATTTAACCGATGAAATGGTGGTGTTGTTAAATCACACCTATGGCAATGATACCCAAGGTGCCTGGGAGCTGAAAGAACAGATTCTCTCCTTTCACGAAACCTATTCGTTTGACCAGATTGTGATTGGTATGGAATCTACTTCCATGTATAGCTATCATCCAGCGGTAAATTTTCACCAAGATGAACAGCTTCAAGCCATTCACGCCATTACCACCATTGAAAATCCGCATCGAATTAAACAATATATGAAAATGTTTGATGCGGATAAAACCGACCCGATCGATGCGTTCATGATCGCCGATTACTTGCGGATTCAACGCTATACGAATTCTCCTATCAAAGGAGAAAAATATATGGCCCTTCAACGATTGACTCGTACACGATATCAAATCGTGCGGCAATTAGTGGAGGTGAAACAACATTTTATCGAAAATCTTTCGTATAAATGCAATACCCTAAAAAAGGAATTACGTGAAGCCGAAGGTTCCACGACCGTTTTCAGTGCCGCCATCATGGATCTTTTCACCCAAGACTTGTCCTTAGACGATTTGGCGAACCTGCCTTTGAAAGACTTGGCCGAATGGCTCCAATCCAAAGGGCGCGGCCGCTTTAAAGACCCCGAAGGGTTAGCGAAAACGATCCAACGAGCCGTCCGTAGTTCCTACCGGCTCGATCAAGTTGTGAGCGAATCGATCGATATGATCTTAGGTATCCTTGTACGTGAAATTCGTTCCTTGGAAAAAGCCGTTAAAGACTGTGACCAAGGGATTGAAGATCTCGTCCAAACGGTGCCCGAATACCAATGTTTAACCAGTATTCCTGGTGTAGGCCCTGTTTACGCCGCTGGCTTGTTAGCTGAAATTGGTCAAATCGAACGTTTTCCTGATCAAACCAGTTTAGCTAAGTATGCCGGGCTCACTTGGCCCAAGCATCAGTCAGGACGTCATGAAGCTGAAAACACCCCCTTAACGAAAAAAGGCAATCGCTATTTCCGTTACTACTTAATTGAAGCTGCCAATTCTGTCAGTCGGCATTTGCCCGAATATCAAGCCTTTTATCGTAAAAAGTATCAAGAAACACCGAAACATCAACACAAAAGAGCCCTCGTTTTAACTGCAAGAAAATTTGTGCGCTTGGTGGATACGCTACTACGGAACCACCAACTCTATACGCCACCTAGGAGCGTGATAGAAAAATAA
- a CDS encoding aldo/keto reductase — METRKIKSLNVSPIGMGCMGFSHGYGQVPEKSYSIEAIRKAYRFGCTFFDTAEVYGKEMFHPGHNEQLVGEAVEPFRENIVLATKFHIDKDEISEGIDLYTAIRKHLDNSLKNLRTDYVDLYYLHRVNEFISIEDIAKVMGQLINEGLIKEWGLSQVSVETLSKAHKLTPVAAVQNLYSMVERDCEKDIFPYCIENGISVIPFSPVASGFLSGKVTDETKFEGDDVRKFVPQLSKENIDANQPILDLLSKFAQEKNATNAQISLAWMLHKYPNVIPIPGSKNQERILENLASWNVKLTSKEFKAIESELNQITVYGHRGHVESQQKSFGQNWENS, encoded by the coding sequence TTGGAAACACGAAAAATTAAGAGTTTAAATGTTTCGCCGATTGGGATGGGGTGTATGGGATTTTCCCATGGATACGGGCAAGTTCCGGAAAAAAGTTATAGTATTGAAGCTATCCGAAAAGCTTATCGCTTTGGATGTACTTTCTTTGATACAGCAGAAGTTTACGGAAAAGAAATGTTTCACCCTGGACATAATGAACAGCTGGTTGGAGAAGCAGTAGAACCATTTAGAGAAAATATTGTTTTAGCAACAAAATTTCATATTGATAAAGATGAAATTTCCGAGGGTATCGATTTATATACTGCTATTCGCAAACATTTAGATAATTCATTAAAAAATTTGAGAACGGATTATGTGGATCTTTACTATTTGCATAGGGTAAATGAGTTTATCTCAATTGAAGATATTGCTAAAGTAATGGGTCAACTTATTAATGAAGGATTGATTAAAGAGTGGGGGCTGTCGCAAGTTTCTGTAGAAACACTTTCCAAAGCACACAAGTTAACTCCAGTGGCAGCTGTTCAAAACTTATATTCAATGGTGGAACGTGATTGTGAAAAAGACATTTTTCCTTACTGTATTGAAAATGGAATTAGTGTTATTCCATTTTCTCCTGTTGCAAGTGGATTCTTATCTGGGAAAGTAACTGATGAAACAAAATTTGAAGGTGACGACGTCCGCAAGTTTGTACCACAATTGTCTAAAGAAAATATTGATGCTAATCAACCAATATTGGATCTTCTTAGTAAGTTTGCTCAAGAAAAAAATGCAACCAACGCTCAAATATCGCTTGCTTGGATGCTTCATAAGTACCCTAATGTTATCCCTATTCCAGGTTCAAAAAATCAGGAACGTATTTTAGAAAATCTTGCTTCATGGAATGTCAAACTAACTAGTAAAGAATTTAAAGCTATTGAATCTGAATTAAATCAAATCACAGTTTATGGGCACAGAGGTCATGTAGAATCACAACAAAAATCTTTTGGACAAAATTGGGAGAATTCCTAA
- a CDS encoding STM3941 family protein: MDRKEFKASLSKRIKIFLLGLPMFLVSIILVLVALNVFQESPAAVNTYIFRLIVLIIGAIGCLFFGYTTLVVFMFIIMQKPALMIDDKGLTDKSSGMSAGFIPYNQIKVVSNRCPYIVVHLKDPEAFLNKEPFYKRKYRRINKKYGYDYIMIDLVEYDNQKIHGICKEINQRVKYTR, encoded by the coding sequence GTGGATAGAAAAGAGTTTAAAGCTTCGTTGTCTAAAAGAATAAAAATTTTTCTTTTAGGACTTCCAATGTTCCTTGTATCTATCATTTTAGTTCTAGTTGCTTTAAATGTCTTTCAAGAAAGTCCTGCTGCGGTGAACACTTATATTTTTCGTTTGATTGTTCTTATTATTGGAGCCATAGGTTGTTTATTTTTTGGATATACTACTTTAGTTGTATTTATGTTTATTATTATGCAAAAACCTGCGCTTATGATTGACGATAAAGGTTTAACTGATAAAAGTTCTGGGATGAGTGCTGGTTTTATCCCTTATAATCAAATAAAAGTGGTATCGAATAGGTGCCCTTATATTGTTGTTCATTTAAAAGACCCGGAAGCTTTTTTAAACAAAGAACCTTTCTACAAGCGTAAGTATCGAAGAATAAATAAGAAATACGGTTATGATTATATTATGATTGATTTAGTAGAGTATGATAACCAAAAAATTCATGGTATTTGTAAGGAGATAAATCAAAGGGTCAAGTATACAAGATGA
- a CDS encoding Na/Pi cotransporter family protein, with amino-acid sequence MDVQQIIFQFIGGIGIFLFGLKYMGDGLQRAAGDNLRSILNTFTSTPLRAVLAGATVTALIQSSTGTTVLTVGLVSAGFMTLTQAIGVIMGANIGTTITAFIIGLNISDYALPIIGVGALFLFFFKNQLIASIGQIIFGFGALFYGLDLMGNGLEPLQNLQIFSDLMIRLSDSPFLGIISGSVMTFILQSSSATTGILQQLFAQGAMSIEAALPILFGTNIGTTFTSVLAAMGASLAAKRTAVAHVIFNVLGTILAMILFAPFTRVLSMLTSTFSLNPELEIAFAHGVFNLLSVSVLIWFTPQLAKLVSRIVPGEEDTIEMYEPNLDYSLIQRSPAFALDQAKHEIVQLGQFVLEEYNTMFGYYLNQDKKSYDHVLKIEDVVDRIDIQITEYLMYISVEDLPVRSSNEHAQMGE; translated from the coding sequence TTGGATGTACAACAAATTATATTTCAATTCATAGGAGGAATTGGGATTTTCTTATTTGGATTGAAATATATGGGAGATGGACTGCAAAGAGCTGCTGGAGATAATCTAAGAAGTATTTTAAATACATTTACTTCCACTCCTTTAAGAGCTGTCTTAGCTGGAGCTACTGTCACTGCGCTTATCCAGAGTAGTACAGGCACAACGGTGCTTACTGTTGGGCTAGTTAGTGCGGGTTTTATGACTTTGACTCAAGCTATTGGTGTTATTATGGGTGCCAATATTGGCACAACCATTACAGCATTTATTATTGGTTTGAATATTAGTGATTATGCTCTTCCGATTATTGGAGTAGGGGCCTTATTCTTATTTTTCTTTAAAAACCAATTAATCGCTAGTATTGGGCAAATTATTTTTGGCTTTGGTGCTTTATTTTATGGTTTAGATTTAATGGGGAATGGGCTTGAACCATTACAAAATCTCCAGATATTTAGCGACTTAATGATTCGATTATCTGACAGTCCATTTTTAGGAATTATTAGTGGTTCGGTTATGACGTTTATTTTACAAAGTTCCTCTGCTACCACAGGGATTTTACAGCAACTATTTGCCCAAGGGGCTATGTCCATCGAAGCTGCTTTGCCGATCCTTTTTGGTACAAATATAGGAACAACATTTACATCAGTTCTTGCCGCAATGGGCGCCAGCCTTGCTGCAAAAAGAACGGCGGTAGCTCATGTTATTTTTAATGTATTAGGAACTATTCTTGCTATGATACTTTTTGCTCCTTTTACTAGAGTTTTAAGTATGCTTACTAGTACTTTTAGTTTAAATCCTGAGTTGGAGATCGCTTTTGCTCATGGTGTCTTTAATTTATTGTCTGTCTCTGTCCTGATTTGGTTTACACCTCAATTGGCTAAACTTGTAAGCAGGATTGTCCCAGGTGAAGAAGACACGATTGAAATGTATGAGCCTAATTTAGATTACTCCTTGATTCAAAGGTCACCAGCTTTTGCATTAGACCAAGCTAAACACGAAATCGTTCAGCTAGGACAATTTGTGTTGGAAGAGTATAATACAATGTTTGGCTATTATCTTAATCAAGATAAAAAGAGTTATGATCACGTGCTTAAAATTGAAGATGTTGTAGATCGTATAGATATTCAAATTACAGAGTACTTGATGTACATTTCAGTAGAGGATTTACCTGTGAGAAGTTCTAATGAACATGCACAAATGGGCGAATAG
- a CDS encoding PhoU domain-containing protein has protein sequence MYNEDLIELFNLVKQNIEEAVQAYAEDSHSIAGKVIKREKDVNSLEESIRRTYISNLNKGIGKPSDGILFVDIVSNLERISDHSVKIAKHSLGIRYPFSKQVLNTKGEGFVKI, from the coding sequence TTGTACAATGAAGACTTAATTGAATTATTTAATTTAGTTAAACAAAATATCGAAGAAGCTGTACAAGCTTATGCAGAAGATAGCCATTCTATTGCTGGAAAAGTTATTAAACGAGAAAAAGATGTTAATAGTCTGGAAGAAAGTATTCGAAGGACTTATATTTCTAATTTGAATAAAGGTATTGGGAAGCCATCAGATGGGATTTTATTTGTGGATATTGTTTCTAATTTAGAACGTATATCTGATCATTCGGTTAAAATTGCTAAGCATAGCTTAGGAATAAGATATCCTTTCTCCAAACAAGTATTGAATACAAAAGGGGAAGGATTTGTAAAGATATAG
- a CDS encoding DinB family protein: MVESNNALIDNIKFQFNISKKLLDYHLSSLSQEEYLWRSPNCGLYIQEIDGKWYANFPEEETYDMGTPSIAWTLWHVTFWWEMVFNHSFGDGTLTKEQINVHKDIESVKGNIHSLIERWQKTLCSITEEELYSKCYSKFPFNNEVEFHKLASWLNLELMKNASEIGYVRFEYASFSNRENDR; the protein is encoded by the coding sequence ATGGTTGAAAGTAATAATGCATTAATAGATAATATTAAATTTCAGTTTAATATTTCTAAGAAACTTCTTGATTATCATCTTTCATCATTAAGCCAAGAAGAATATTTATGGCGTTCACCCAACTGTGGACTGTATATCCAAGAAATAGATGGTAAGTGGTATGCTAATTTTCCTGAAGAAGAAACGTATGATATGGGAACGCCCAGTATTGCTTGGACGTTATGGCATGTAACATTCTGGTGGGAAATGGTGTTTAATCATTCTTTTGGTGATGGCACACTAACAAAAGAGCAGATAAATGTTCATAAAGATATAGAATCGGTCAAAGGAAATATTCATTCTCTAATAGAAAGATGGCAGAAAACTTTATGCAGTATAACGGAAGAAGAACTATATAGTAAATGTTATAGTAAGTTTCCGTTTAATAATGAAGTGGAATTTCATAAATTAGCTTCTTGGTTAAACCTTGAATTAATGAAAAATGCTTCTGAAATTGGTTATGTTCGATTTGAATATGCGTCATTTTCGAACAGGGAA